tgtgtttatgtgtgttcaGGGTAAACTGCAGTACCAGGATTACAGCAGACGTGAGAACCAGGAGGACATTCAAAGGCTCAAGGAGATGGTGAAAACACAGTCAGAGCAGGAGAAAACCCTCAGGAGAGAGATCGACCTCCTGACCCGTAAAGGAAGCCACGTCGCACCCTCCAGCCAGGTCCACCTACCCCTGATCACCCCCCCGGCCACTTCTACCGGCCACATCAACTCCGACAAACAAGAAGTTAAACttaaagataaaacacacaactcacCCAGCAAGAAAGGAGTTAATTAACTGAACACAGAGGTGGAAATGTGCAAACATCTCTAGTATATGTTACAAGTTCAAGTTTGTTGTCGTATAAAGACACACAACTGCTCACTAATataacttttcattttacaaaacaacaataaattatCATTTCATAATAGTAACTGACTTAACTTCTATTTAATGCACTAATTCATCCAGATCATATACTTTATTATCCagtactgtgtgtatatattattgttattgttgtgatgAATTCTTTCTTCATAGTTTCggttttgtgttgttattattcCACCAATAAACTCTTTTAACAACATCATGACCTTTTGTCTTCAACATTCTCAACtaatgattagattagatatattttttaattattatatcaCTTCAGAAACACGTTTACTGAAAGTCAGAGTGTAATGACGTTCATAATTAGTCAGCTGATGGCATTGTGATTAGTTGGGaggtatgtgtgtttgtttaagtaTGTGGGTACATACGAGGGCACATGTGTATATATGCATATGGACACATGAGATGAGACACACAAACCACTCGTTTTAAATTGTTTATTGAGGGAGGAACCAAGTGAGCAGTGGGTGGAGGGGAGTTCagttgtatattattatttatatttatttggagtgattttctctttttattgtatttatatttagtgtggaaaatgatataaatatttgtatattCATGGTGTTTAGGTGGATGTGTGGTATGTAAATGATCGGTGAAAGGAGGTGTGGGGGGTATTTAAGCAGGTCATTTGGAGGAAAGTCAGGTTGGATTAGGATGTTGTGAATGATGAGTGATGtgcagaatataaaataaagtaggCGCTAAATATCATCTGTCACCTTGGCTGCTCTGGAAGTTGACACAGACGAAGTTAATATCAATCTTAAGAACGACAGGTGCCTTCAGTAGgagttttttggggtttttttttctgcctgatTGAGTTGTCAGAACTGGGGCATCATTTTTGTTCAGAACGGGTTTAACACTGTAACAAATTGAACCAAGCGCCTGTTCAGGTTGAGTGGTTCTTGTTCGAACTGCCAGGTGGCAGTATGACTTCAGAAACCAATAACTGGTTTCACACATAGACAATGGTTATAACACGTGTTACAAGTGTGGTAGTTacacatttcaataaacaaCAGGAAGTGAACAGGGATAATTGAAAAAGGTCGGTCTGACAGGTTGTGTTTAGTAATAACTCCGAAAGTGAGACGCAGAGAAAGACATGACAGCTGATGAGCTGGTAATGATTCAGGCATACCTGGGTGGAGTGGGGCTTGTCCTCTGCATAACTGTGATTAGTGTGTTTAACACATTCCTGCAGGGATGGAatgtgggaaaagaaaaaaaggcactaCCCATAAAACAAATCTTCCCAGTACAACCAGTTTAACAAGCTTTGTCACGTCACAAACTTAATCGCACTTTGGCCAGGAGTGTATTCATCTAATGGCTCTGCTGCAGTGTCAAGACAGCATGTCAGTTCCTGTGTTGCTCTTATGCCGTCGTTGACCGTCTCATGCCCAAAAATTCAGCGCGTTGCCGGACGCAGAGAAGGGGTGAGCTGGGACTCGGCCTGTAAATGGATGGAGGAAgcaaagaaagatggagagagagaaactcaaAAACTTCAAAGGTAGAAAAACCCATTAcgtgtttaatatttttctgaGTGGCATGTCTaattttctgctgctgtaggGAGGAGAAGTCTGTGTGAAATGATGATTCTGTAGCAAGAGCTAAAAGTGAAACCTTcaggtcctcctccttctaTCATTTAACTatagttttctttcttcctctctttcacttccttGCAGTTCGAATCAAACGCCAGATAATGTTCCCAAACGAAACACTTCTTGGGCCCAGATCTCAAGGACGTCACTGCGACCCTGGTACAGCCTGGCTCCTGTTGGTGTAGTGTGGTCGGTGTGCCAGCTGGAGGCGCTCTCGCACCCGTCCGTGTCACCGCTGGACGTGTGCTGGAGgctgctgtctgtgtgtttgctgtggaTTATTCTGGGAGGCTGTTTCCGTGTCCTGAAGTGCCGCCTGCAGCCAGGACACAAGCAGGTGAGTGCCGCCATGTGAACTGGAACCTTGCGTAAACTTTGTGTTCAACGCCATCGTGTTTATTCTGTGTCTTTTTGCTTCAACCGAAGGGGGAGCCTCCACAGAGCAAACAGCAGGAGTTTGTAAATGAAAACAGGAGTAACCAGTATTCACGGTGAGGCTTCCTAGTAGagattattttaagaaaacaccAGGCGCACTCAGAGATTTATCAAACACCTTACAGcgttttctttctgcttcacGGGCTGATCCACACCTTTGCATCATAAAAGAATATATGTTAAACTACAAGTGCCTTAGTCCTCACACCACTTCTGTGTTCTCTTCGTTTCTCCAGGATGTCGCAGCCAAGTCGTCCGGGCATCCACCTTCCCCTGACCCTCGCCCTGGCCGACgccctgctgctgtgtgtgcttcaGGAGCCCCTGGGAGACCCCAGCGTGCCCCACATTCAGGCCCTCCTCTCCAGGCTGGAGGTAAGAGGAAGAAACGCGCCTTCAGGAAACGAAACGCGTCCCTCCATCGCTCCCATGCGTTCCAGCCTCCAGCGATATTTGTCATCGCTCTTTACATGGAGATCGGTTGTAAAGGCTTTGTTGGTGATATTACAGAGATTTGACATTGCACTCAGGAATACACAGATATTTTAGCCGCAGGCAACACGCGCACGTCCCCGAGCTGCTGTCATCTGCACTCTGAATTAACCAGACTGCTGGAGGGGAGACTTTTTAGTCTCCTTTCCATATTTCCAGCCTGTATTTTCTAATCATACAAACTCTAAAACTCTcactcctcttttatttttttttaaattgtagtCAGTTGCTCACACACTTGAAAAGGCCGACACAGGACCAGAGGTGACATTGGAGGAAATGGATTCAAGCTCCATAGTGatggacaaactgcagcttATCCGCACCTACCTGCAGCAGCGGTGAGTTCCAACATCTAGTGTCCCAGTGTCCATGCCATCTACTTCCTCCTAGTTAGTTCTGTTGAATTGACTTCACGCTCTCCTCTCTGACAGGATAGCCTCCCTTCGTGCTCTCGTCCAGGCGCAAAGGGACTTTGAGGCCAGTGTGAAGGAAATGCTGCAGGGCCTGGATGGCCTCTGggctcagctggaggagctgcatgCTGGAGTCACGCTTTCCAAACAGGGGAGCCAGGGTCAGGTGGCCTTGGCCTCCGCCCAGAAAGATGCACAGGTGAACGCTTTATGCTCTTACTTTTATAAATAAGGTCACACATTTTGTTATTCCAACTTGTTTTTGACCTTTTCTTCACCTTTCAGTATTATTCACAATGCTGTATGCTTGTCCTAGACTTTGTTCACAGTCTTGGGCCACTACAGGATCAGGCTTCAGTCCTGCCAGGCTCATCTGAATGGCAGCACACAACTACTGCAGGTAAAATTCTCctcctgcaagaaaaaaaactaataagcCACATTTCTTGCTGCCTCCACTCAAAAGTCCCTGTTCCACAGGATTTGACCTG
This sequence is a window from Mugil cephalus isolate CIBA_MC_2020 chromosome 9, CIBA_Mcephalus_1.1, whole genome shotgun sequence. Protein-coding genes within it:
- the si:ch211-151h10.2 gene encoding uncharacterized protein si:ch211-151h10.2; translated protein: MPSLTVSCPKIQRVAGRREGVSWDSACKWMEEAKKDGERETQKLQSSNQTPDNVPKRNTSWAQISRTSLRPWYSLAPVGVVWSVCQLEALSHPSVSPLDVCWRLLSVCLLWIILGGCFRVLKCRLQPGHKQGEPPQSKQQEFVNENRSNQYSRMSQPSRPGIHLPLTLALADALLLCVLQEPLGDPSVPHIQALLSRLESVAHTLEKADTGPEVTLEEMDSSSIVMDKLQLIRTYLQQRIASLRALVQAQRDFEASVKEMLQGLDGLWAQLEELHAGVTLSKQGSQGQVALASAQKDAQTLFTVLGHYRIRLQSCQAHLNGSTQLLQDLTWSHAHTSNSVNSSSESVWTELLLQSNIEQFDKVQENFISLEQQTSTFQAHLEGLGKVNQKGHVGPLALANGAHSRPASPQTSTREGSLGHRNSTSSSASFSSVDADAETGARLSLFKKSALQLSSTIGCLRKSAGKK